From one Pseudactinotalea sp. HY158 genomic stretch:
- a CDS encoding Gfo/Idh/MocA family protein produces MTAGAGTVRWGILGPGRIASNVARDWASVTGGELAAVASRSPERARAFAEEFAIPRAYGSYEELLADPQIDAVYVATPHSFHRAHGLAVIAAGKALLMEKSFTATLAGAEDLVAAARAAGTFVMEAMWTRFQPAVVRLRQLIADGAIGEVRNVQAELGVSRPLDPRDRTFALDLGGGTILDLGVYVVSFAHLVLGAPDRVSVSGSLLPTGTDAESAYLLAYEDGRAATLSTSFLAPSPGMARVFGTEGWLELPPRFHHPDRVILHRPDAAGRTSGEPEVFHLPPRGAGYAHEFDEVHDCLARGASESATMPLEASLAVQTILQQAADDLGVELYERE; encoded by the coding sequence ATGACGGCTGGAGCAGGAACAGTGCGGTGGGGGATTCTCGGCCCCGGACGCATCGCGAGCAACGTCGCCCGGGACTGGGCCAGCGTGACCGGCGGGGAGCTGGCCGCGGTCGCCTCCCGCTCCCCGGAGCGTGCCCGGGCCTTCGCCGAGGAGTTCGCGATCCCCCGCGCCTACGGCTCCTACGAGGAGCTGCTCGCCGACCCGCAGATCGACGCCGTGTACGTCGCCACCCCGCACTCCTTCCACCGGGCGCACGGGCTGGCCGTGATCGCGGCCGGCAAGGCGCTGCTCATGGAGAAGTCGTTCACCGCCACGCTCGCCGGCGCCGAGGATCTCGTCGCCGCCGCCCGCGCCGCGGGAACGTTCGTCATGGAGGCGATGTGGACCCGCTTCCAGCCGGCGGTCGTGCGGCTGCGTCAGCTCATCGCCGACGGCGCGATCGGCGAGGTGCGCAACGTCCAGGCCGAACTGGGGGTGAGCCGGCCGCTCGATCCCCGCGACCGCACCTTCGCCCTCGACCTCGGCGGGGGAACGATCCTCGACCTGGGCGTGTACGTCGTCTCCTTCGCCCACCTCGTGCTCGGGGCACCGGACCGGGTGTCGGTCTCCGGGTCGCTGCTCCCGACCGGGACCGACGCCGAGAGCGCCTACCTGCTCGCCTATGAGGACGGCCGGGCGGCGACGCTGAGCACGTCCTTCCTCGCCCCCTCCCCGGGAATGGCCCGGGTGTTCGGCACCGAGGGCTGGCTCGAACTACCGCCCCGGTTCCACCACCCCGACCGGGTGATCCTGCACCGCCCCGACGCCGCCGGCCGCACGAGCGGCGAGCCGGAGGTCTTCCATCTGCCACCACGCGGGGCCGGCTACGCGCACGAGTTCGACGAGGTGCACGACTGCCTCGCCCGGGGAGCGAGCGAGTCGGCGACCATGCCGCTCGAGGCGAGCCTCGCCGTCCAGACGATCCTGCAGCAGGCGGCCGACGACCTCGGGGTCGAACTCTACGAGCGGGAGTGA
- the tilS gene encoding tRNA lysidine(34) synthetase TilS, translated as MPALDPATAAVRTGVRSLLVERLTAGALERGDLVLAACSGGADSLALAAQLAFCAPRLGLRAGLVTVDHALQPGSAAQAARVAEQGRALGLDPVLVYRAADSAGSAGPEGEARNRRLRALADARAESGARAVLLGHTMEDQAETVLLALARGSGTRALAGMAAVRGRLWRPLLGVRRAQTERACRDLGLDVWHDPTNDPDGPWRTAAGTALPRAAVRARVLPALAAALGQDPVSALARTATIAGQDADHLDRLAADVLAGLLEGEPDEQSEPGEQVEPVEPGTARGSARGEAGDVVHALAVAIEALEHLPAAVLGRVLRGLLLHAGAPAGALGHVHVLAVTGLIADWHGQGPIVVPGGVEVSRGYGRLSLVRPTERRRSARAAHRPTHRTAGE; from the coding sequence ATGCCGGCCCTCGACCCCGCGACGGCCGCCGTCCGCACCGGCGTGCGCTCCCTGCTCGTCGAACGGCTCACCGCCGGCGCGCTCGAGCGCGGAGATCTCGTGCTCGCGGCCTGCTCGGGCGGAGCGGACTCCCTCGCGCTCGCGGCCCAGCTCGCGTTCTGTGCGCCGCGGCTCGGCCTGCGCGCCGGGCTCGTCACCGTGGACCACGCCCTGCAACCCGGCAGCGCCGCCCAGGCCGCCCGGGTGGCCGAGCAGGGGCGCGCCCTCGGCCTCGACCCGGTGCTCGTGTACCGGGCCGCCGACTCAGCCGGCTCTGCCGGGCCGGAGGGGGAGGCCCGCAACCGCCGGCTGCGCGCCCTCGCCGACGCCCGCGCCGAGTCGGGCGCGCGCGCCGTCCTGCTCGGCCACACGATGGAGGATCAGGCCGAGACGGTGCTGCTCGCCCTCGCCCGCGGATCCGGGACCCGGGCGCTCGCCGGCATGGCCGCGGTCCGGGGCCGGCTGTGGCGGCCCCTGCTCGGGGTGCGGCGCGCGCAGACCGAGCGCGCCTGCCGCGACCTCGGCCTGGACGTGTGGCACGACCCGACGAACGATCCCGACGGCCCCTGGCGCACGGCGGCCGGGACGGCGCTGCCGCGGGCGGCCGTGCGGGCTCGGGTCCTGCCCGCGCTCGCGGCGGCGCTCGGCCAGGACCCGGTGTCGGCGCTGGCCCGCACCGCCACCATCGCCGGGCAGGACGCCGACCACCTCGACCGGCTCGCGGCCGACGTGCTTGCCGGACTGCTCGAGGGCGAGCCGGATGAGCAGAGTGAGCCGGGTGAGCAGGTTGAGCCGGTTGAGCCGGGAACGGCCCGCGGTTCCGCCCGGGGAGAGGCGGGGGACGTCGTCCATGCGCTCGCCGTGGCGATCGAGGCATTGGAGCACCTGCCGGCGGCGGTCCTCGGGCGGGTCCTGCGGGGACTGCTGCTGCACGCCGGGGCGCCGGCGGGGGCGCTCGGCCACGTGCACGTGCTCGCGGTGACGGGGCTGATCGCCGACTGGCATGGGCAGGGACCCATCGTGGTGCCGGGCGGAGTCGAGGTCTCGCGCGGATATGGCAGGCTTAGCCTGGTGCGGCCGACCGAACGGCGCCGCAGCGCCCGAGCCGCCCATCGACCCACTCATCGAACCGCAGGAGAATGA
- a CDS encoding inorganic diphosphatase, with protein MDFDVTIEIPKGQRNKYEVDHETGRIRLDRMLFTSTRYPDDYGFIDGTLGEDGDPLDALVLLEEPTFPGCLIRCRALGMFRMRDEAGGDDKVLCVPKGDQRASWRNDIDDVSEFHRLEIQHFFEVYKELEPGKSVEGAHWVGREDAEAEIMRSFERAKTAGY; from the coding sequence GTGGACTTCGACGTCACCATCGAGATCCCCAAGGGACAGCGCAACAAGTACGAGGTGGATCACGAGACCGGCCGCATCCGGCTCGATCGGATGCTCTTCACCTCCACCCGGTACCCGGACGACTACGGGTTCATCGACGGCACTCTCGGGGAGGACGGCGACCCGCTCGACGCCCTCGTGCTGCTCGAGGAGCCCACGTTCCCCGGCTGCCTCATCCGCTGCCGCGCCCTCGGGATGTTCCGGATGCGCGACGAGGCCGGCGGCGACGACAAGGTGCTCTGCGTGCCCAAGGGCGACCAGCGCGCCTCCTGGCGCAACGACATCGACGACGTGTCGGAGTTCCACCGGCTGGAGATCCAGCACTTCTTCGAGGTCTACAAGGAGCTCGAGCCCGGCAAGTCCGTCGAGGGCGCGCACTGGGTCGGCCGCGAGGACGCCGAGGCGGAGATCATGCGCTCGTTCGAGCGGGCCAAGACGGCCGGCTACTGA
- a CDS encoding bifunctional o-acetylhomoserine/o-acetylserine sulfhydrylase yields the protein MSTTWNFETRQVHAGQTADETTGSRALPIYQTTSFVFKDTDEAAARFALSDLGPIYTRITNPTTAVVEERVASLEGGVGALLVASGQSAEFVAILNIAEAGDHVVASPSLYGGAYNLLHHTLPKLGIEVTFVEDPDDPQSWQAAIRPNTKLFYGESIPNPKGDILDIEAVAAVAHSFGVPLVVDNTVATPYLLRPLEWGADVVIHSATKFLGGHGNSIAGVIVDGGSFDYAQHPERFPGFNTPDASYHGLTYAKDLGVGGPFGANLSYILKARVQLLRDLGPAASPFNAFLIAQGIETLSLRLERHIENTHKVAEFLDGHAQVLSINWASLPSSPYYELARKYTPQGAGAVISFEIAGGLAAGKAFVDALQLHSLVANIGDVRSLVIHPASTTHSQLTPEEQAASSVTPGLVRLSVGIEHIGDILDDLTLGFAAAAAVTTESAATV from the coding sequence ATGAGTACCACCTGGAACTTCGAGACCCGACAGGTCCACGCCGGCCAGACCGCCGATGAGACCACCGGCTCCCGCGCCCTGCCGATCTACCAGACCACCTCGTTCGTGTTCAAGGACACCGACGAGGCCGCGGCCCGCTTCGCGTTGAGCGACCTCGGCCCGATCTACACCCGGATCACCAACCCGACCACGGCCGTCGTCGAGGAGCGCGTCGCCTCCCTCGAGGGCGGGGTCGGCGCACTCCTCGTCGCGTCCGGACAGTCCGCCGAGTTCGTCGCGATCCTCAACATCGCCGAGGCGGGCGACCACGTCGTCGCCTCCCCCTCCCTCTACGGCGGCGCCTACAACCTGCTCCACCACACCCTGCCCAAGCTCGGCATCGAGGTCACCTTCGTCGAGGACCCCGACGACCCGCAGTCCTGGCAGGCCGCGATCCGGCCCAACACGAAGCTGTTCTACGGCGAGTCGATCCCCAACCCCAAGGGTGACATCCTCGACATCGAGGCCGTCGCCGCGGTCGCCCACTCCTTCGGCGTCCCCCTCGTCGTGGACAACACGGTGGCGACCCCCTACCTGCTGCGCCCGCTCGAGTGGGGGGCCGACGTCGTCATCCATTCGGCGACCAAGTTCCTCGGCGGGCACGGCAACTCGATCGCCGGGGTGATCGTCGACGGCGGGTCCTTCGACTACGCCCAGCACCCCGAGCGCTTCCCCGGATTCAACACCCCCGACGCCAGCTACCACGGCCTCACCTACGCCAAGGATCTGGGCGTCGGCGGCCCGTTCGGGGCGAACCTCTCCTACATCCTCAAGGCCCGCGTGCAGCTGCTCCGCGACCTCGGCCCGGCCGCGAGCCCGTTCAACGCGTTCCTCATCGCCCAGGGCATCGAGACCCTCTCGCTGCGCCTCGAGCGCCACATCGAGAACACCCACAAGGTGGCCGAGTTCCTCGACGGGCACGCGCAGGTGCTCTCGATCAACTGGGCCTCGCTGCCGTCGAGCCCGTACTACGAGCTCGCGCGCAAGTACACCCCCCAGGGCGCGGGCGCGGTCATCTCCTTCGAGATCGCCGGCGGGCTCGCGGCGGGCAAGGCCTTCGTCGACGCACTCCAGCTGCACTCCCTCGTCGCGAACATCGGCGACGTGCGCTCGCTCGTCATCCACCCGGCCTCGACCACGCACAGCCAGCTCACCCCCGAGGAGCAGGCGGCGAGCAGCGTCACACCGGGCTTGGTCCGGTTGTCTGTCGGAATCGAGCACATCGGGGATATCCTCGACGACTTGACCCTCGGATTCGCCGCGGCCGCCGCCGTGACCACCGAATCCGCGGCCACCGTCTGA
- a CDS encoding homoserine O-acetyltransferase, which yields MPAGMRRFMDLGPLHLEAGGRLPAVRMAYQTWGELNAEGSNAVLILHALTGDSHVAGESMAGHPSDGWWGGIVGPGLAIDTDEYFVVAPNVLGGCQGSTGPSSPAPNGTPWGSRFPYLTTRDQVAAEADLADRLGIGTWALVVGGSMGGHRALEWAAGHPSRVAAVAAIATCAQTSGDQIAWAHPQLAAIQADPNFRGGDYYDAADNEGPHVGLTIARQIAHTTYRSALELDERFGRLPQGGEEPLGGGGRFAVQSYLDHHGGKLARRFDANSYLVLTHTMLTHDLGRDRGGVEAALAGITARVLAIGVDSDRLFPVSQSRRIAEGAGGSYREISSAYGHDGFLIESDQLGAILTEFLAHSRS from the coding sequence ATGCCTGCCGGGATGAGGAGATTCATGGACCTGGGGCCCCTCCACCTCGAGGCGGGTGGCCGGCTTCCGGCCGTCCGCATGGCCTACCAGACGTGGGGCGAGCTGAACGCCGAGGGAAGCAACGCCGTCCTCATCCTGCATGCTCTCACCGGCGACTCCCACGTCGCCGGTGAGAGCATGGCCGGTCACCCCTCGGACGGTTGGTGGGGTGGCATCGTGGGCCCGGGCCTGGCGATCGACACGGACGAGTACTTCGTCGTCGCCCCCAACGTCCTCGGCGGCTGTCAGGGTTCGACCGGCCCCTCCTCGCCCGCCCCGAACGGCACCCCGTGGGGCTCGCGCTTCCCGTACCTGACCACCCGGGACCAGGTCGCTGCGGAGGCCGACCTGGCCGACCGGCTCGGGATCGGCACGTGGGCGCTCGTGGTCGGCGGATCGATGGGCGGGCACCGGGCCCTGGAGTGGGCCGCCGGCCATCCGAGTCGGGTCGCCGCCGTGGCCGCGATCGCCACGTGTGCCCAGACGAGCGGCGACCAGATCGCGTGGGCCCACCCGCAGCTCGCGGCCATCCAGGCCGATCCGAACTTCCGCGGCGGCGACTACTACGACGCGGCCGACAACGAGGGCCCGCACGTGGGCCTGACGATCGCCCGCCAGATCGCGCACACGACCTACCGCAGCGCGCTCGAGCTCGACGAACGGTTCGGCCGCCTCCCCCAGGGCGGCGAGGAGCCGCTCGGCGGCGGCGGCCGCTTCGCGGTGCAGTCCTACCTCGACCATCACGGCGGCAAGCTGGCCCGCCGCTTCGACGCGAACTCCTACCTCGTGCTCACGCACACGATGCTCACCCACGACCTCGGGCGCGACCGCGGCGGGGTCGAGGCGGCGCTCGCCGGCATCACCGCGCGCGTGCTCGCGATCGGCGTGGACTCCGACCGACTGTTCCCGGTGTCGCAGTCACGCCGCATCGCCGAGGGCGCCGGCGGCTCGTATCGCGAGATCAGCTCGGCGTACGGGCACGACGGCTTCCTCATCGAATCCGATCAACTCGGTGCGATCCTCACCGAGTTCCTCGCTCACTCCCGCTCGTAG
- the dacB gene encoding D-alanyl-D-alanine carboxypeptidase/D-alanyl-D-alanine-endopeptidase, with translation MLIAVLLGGGYVTADVYDIVPGPLTLTEPWPDPAPFPSVSPGAPQQVKLLELDPTAAGPAPADVDAAIGSFVGDARVGAAGVLVMDLLSGDVIGAHEAAEARVPASTTKVLTAVAALQAAGPGYRFTTSVVSGSAEDPDAITLVAGGDLTLAAGAGDPDEVIGHAGLADLADEVAAALRENGRSSVSRVVLDESRWTGPRLAPRWDETDLAGGWAMPMAPIAVDMGQRTDGARRSGDPGADALTAFASALADAGITQESEPVTGRAAGGDELGSVRSAPLADIVAHTLIVSENILAEGLGRLVATETGAEPSFAGAGTAVLAQLTGLGVDTAGVELSDSSGLSSANQITPTALAQTLRLAASPQHPQLLAAIRGLPVAGLEGTLSARFTGGPAAGLVAAKTGSLRATVTMAGLVHTAADRVLVVVAMADEVSGGLDPTRAAIDDFFTEMTRL, from the coding sequence GTGCTGATCGCGGTCCTCCTCGGCGGGGGATACGTCACTGCCGACGTCTACGACATCGTGCCCGGACCGCTCACTCTAACCGAGCCGTGGCCCGACCCCGCCCCGTTTCCGTCGGTGAGCCCGGGAGCCCCCCAGCAGGTCAAGCTGCTCGAACTGGACCCCACCGCGGCCGGACCCGCGCCCGCCGACGTCGATGCGGCCATCGGGTCCTTCGTGGGGGACGCCCGGGTCGGGGCCGCCGGGGTCCTCGTCATGGATCTGCTCAGCGGCGACGTGATCGGCGCCCACGAGGCGGCCGAGGCCCGCGTGCCGGCCTCGACCACGAAGGTCCTCACCGCCGTCGCGGCCCTGCAGGCGGCCGGGCCCGGCTATCGATTCACCACATCGGTCGTGAGCGGATCGGCCGAGGACCCGGATGCGATCACGCTCGTGGCCGGGGGCGACCTGACGCTCGCCGCCGGTGCGGGCGATCCCGACGAGGTCATCGGGCACGCCGGGCTCGCCGACCTGGCCGACGAGGTCGCGGCCGCGCTCCGGGAGAACGGGCGCAGCTCCGTCTCCCGAGTCGTGCTCGACGAGAGCCGCTGGACCGGCCCCCGGCTCGCGCCGCGCTGGGACGAGACCGATCTCGCCGGGGGATGGGCGATGCCCATGGCCCCGATCGCCGTCGACATGGGACAGCGGACGGACGGCGCGAGGCGTTCGGGGGATCCCGGTGCCGACGCCCTGACCGCGTTCGCCTCGGCGCTGGCCGACGCCGGGATCACCCAGGAGTCCGAACCCGTGACGGGCCGGGCCGCGGGCGGCGACGAACTCGGCTCGGTCCGATCGGCCCCGCTCGCCGACATCGTGGCCCACACCCTCATCGTGTCGGAGAACATCCTCGCCGAGGGCCTCGGGCGCCTCGTCGCGACCGAGACCGGTGCGGAACCGAGCTTCGCGGGCGCGGGCACCGCCGTCCTCGCCCAGCTCACCGGCCTCGGGGTGGACACCGCCGGGGTCGAGCTCTCGGACTCCTCCGGGCTCTCCTCCGCCAACCAGATCACCCCGACCGCGCTCGCCCAGACCCTGCGGCTCGCTGCCTCCCCGCAGCATCCCCAGCTGCTGGCCGCCATCCGGGGCCTGCCGGTCGCAGGCCTCGAGGGAACGCTCTCCGCGCGGTTCACGGGCGGGCCCGCAGCCGGCCTCGTCGCCGCGAAGACCGGTAGCCTGCGCGCCACCGTGACCATGGCCGGACTCGTGCACACCGCCGCGGACCGGGTGCTCGTCGTGGTGGCCATGGCCGATGAGGTGAGCGGTGGCCTCGATCCGACCCGCGCCGCGATCGACGACTTCTTCACCGAGATGACACGGCTGTGA
- a CDS encoding zinc-dependent metalloprotease, with product MTGPNTGPKTGPVDWHRARAVATALAPAGPAVDRTELVGIVARLRAHAAAAPEHVADVTGLTGAAAAATGFDRLIVDRPRWAGANIESFSTALTAELPPVSALGRGAAGAEIGAALALLSTRVLGQFDPFTRRLFVVAPNIVQVHRALGVDESDFGLWVCLHEQTHAVQFAAAPWLADHLGTAMNELVSSMAHDPSDRLGDLLRSLPDLLRERPATPSSGGALLGAVLTAEEEERMAEVMAVMSLLEGHADVVMDAVGPGVVPTVARIRRVFNRRRDRPGRVDRVVRRLLGMDAKLEQYRAGAAFVRAVTRRVGHDGFNAVFTGAEYLPTAAEVAAPRTWVRRVHG from the coding sequence GTGACGGGCCCGAACACCGGCCCGAAGACCGGTCCGGTGGACTGGCACCGCGCCCGCGCCGTCGCCACCGCCCTCGCCCCGGCCGGGCCCGCCGTGGACCGGACCGAGCTCGTCGGGATCGTGGCCCGGCTGCGCGCCCACGCGGCCGCCGCACCGGAGCACGTGGCCGACGTGACCGGGCTGACCGGTGCCGCGGCCGCCGCCACCGGCTTCGACCGGCTCATCGTGGACCGGCCCCGCTGGGCGGGCGCCAACATCGAGTCGTTCTCCACCGCGCTCACCGCCGAGCTGCCGCCGGTCTCCGCGCTCGGGCGCGGCGCCGCCGGTGCCGAGATCGGGGCGGCGCTCGCGCTGCTCAGCACCCGGGTCCTCGGCCAGTTCGACCCGTTCACCCGGCGCCTGTTCGTCGTGGCCCCGAACATCGTGCAGGTCCATCGCGCCCTCGGGGTCGACGAGAGCGACTTCGGCCTGTGGGTGTGCCTGCACGAACAGACCCACGCCGTGCAGTTCGCCGCCGCGCCCTGGCTCGCCGACCACCTCGGCACCGCGATGAACGAGCTCGTGTCGTCGATGGCCCACGACCCCTCCGACCGGCTCGGCGACCTGCTGCGCTCCCTGCCCGATCTCCTGCGGGAGCGGCCTGCGACCCCCTCCTCGGGAGGGGCGCTGCTCGGCGCGGTCCTGACGGCCGAGGAGGAGGAACGCATGGCGGAGGTCATGGCGGTCATGAGCCTGCTCGAGGGGCATGCCGACGTCGTGATGGACGCGGTCGGCCCCGGGGTGGTGCCCACGGTGGCGCGGATCCGGCGAGTCTTCAACCGTCGCCGCGACCGGCCGGGCCGGGTCGATCGGGTGGTGCGTCGCCTCCTCGGGATGGACGCCAAGCTCGAGCAGTACCGCGCCGGGGCCGCGTTCGTGCGGGCCGTGACCCGCCGGGTCGGCCACGACGGATTCAACGCCGTGTTCACCGGGGCCGAGTACCTGCCCACCGCCGCGGAAGTGGCCGCACCCCGGACGTGGGTGCGGCGGGTGCACGGCTGA
- a CDS encoding NlpC/P60 family protein — MKKRRWLGRSAVIAGGGLVAAMIILPPATAAPSDDDIAAVNEQAEDTSRQVAELEVELATNSAELDRATLQSQIAAEDFNDATVELDQAESAAAEAQEALTAANAERDEARAAVAAIAMSAYRNGGSFSQLSMFLEADGITDAINSANTFSVLGTSAEGALQRMEAAEVVASHARENADEAVAEQQVATAALAEADAEAAASAQAAESAVAASQQRRDELIHQLADLRNTSVAMERERQDALDAERRERENAAARAAIEDAARNPGPSETSTNGSAGPSDPGDTSASERPTTAPPTTAPPTTAPDPRPSVAPKPDPTPSAKPSPKPSPKPTPKPDPEPKPDPKPPAPSGAGQVALEWAKTQIGKPYVYGAAGPNSYDCSGLTMQAFKRAGINLPRTSRSQYYAGTHVPVDQMKPGDLFFYSSSGPSGIYHVAIYAGNGMRLHAPSAGKTVELVPMYWTNVLPQAVRF, encoded by the coding sequence GTGAAGAAGCGACGGTGGCTCGGCCGCTCGGCGGTCATCGCCGGTGGCGGGCTGGTGGCGGCCATGATCATCCTTCCCCCGGCGACGGCGGCTCCCAGCGATGACGACATCGCCGCCGTGAACGAACAGGCGGAGGACACGAGCCGCCAGGTCGCCGAACTCGAGGTGGAACTGGCCACCAACTCGGCCGAGTTGGACCGGGCGACGCTCCAGTCCCAGATCGCCGCCGAGGACTTCAACGACGCCACCGTCGAACTCGACCAGGCCGAGTCCGCGGCCGCCGAGGCGCAGGAGGCGCTCACCGCCGCCAACGCGGAACGGGACGAGGCGCGCGCCGCGGTCGCCGCGATCGCGATGTCGGCCTACCGCAACGGCGGCAGCTTCTCCCAGCTGAGCATGTTCCTCGAGGCCGACGGCATCACCGACGCCATCAATTCCGCGAACACGTTCAGCGTGCTCGGCACGAGCGCCGAGGGCGCCCTGCAGCGGATGGAGGCCGCCGAGGTCGTTGCGAGCCACGCCCGCGAGAACGCGGACGAGGCCGTGGCGGAGCAGCAGGTCGCCACCGCGGCGCTGGCCGAGGCCGACGCCGAGGCGGCGGCGAGTGCGCAGGCCGCCGAGTCGGCCGTCGCCGCGTCGCAGCAGCGCCGCGACGAGCTGATCCACCAGCTGGCGGACCTGCGGAACACCTCCGTGGCGATGGAGCGGGAGCGTCAGGATGCCCTCGACGCCGAGCGTCGGGAGCGTGAGAACGCCGCGGCCCGGGCCGCGATCGAGGATGCCGCGCGGAACCCGGGGCCGTCCGAGACGTCGACCAACGGATCGGCCGGCCCGAGCGACCCGGGCGACACCTCCGCGTCGGAACGGCCCACGACCGCGCCGCCCACCACCGCCCCGCCCACGACCGCGCCCGATCCGCGCCCGAGCGTCGCACCGAAGCCGGACCCGACGCCGTCGGCCAAGCCCAGTCCGAAACCCAGCCCGAAGCCCACCCCGAAGCCGGATCCGGAGCCGAAGCCGGATCCGAAGCCGCCCGCACCCTCGGGCGCCGGCCAGGTCGCGCTCGAATGGGCCAAGACCCAGATCGGCAAGCCCTACGTCTACGGCGCCGCGGGCCCGAACTCCTACGACTGCTCGGGCCTGACGATGCAGGCCTTCAAGCGGGCCGGGATCAACCTGCCGCGCACCTCCCGGTCGCAGTACTACGCGGGCACGCACGTGCCGGTCGACCAGATGAAGCCGGGGGACCTGTTCTTCTACAGCAGCAGCGGCCCCTCCGGGATCTATCACGTGGCGATCTACGCCGGGAACGGGATGCGGCTGCACGCCCCGTCCGCCGGGAAGACCGTCGAGCTCGTGCCGATGTACTGGACGAACGTGCTGCCGCAGGCGGTGCGTTTCTAA
- the hpt gene encoding hypoxanthine phosphoribosyltransferase, translated as MHASNEDFDRILLTEEQIAERLTELAARIDADYEGEDLLLIGVLKGAVMVMADLSRKLHTRVRMDWMAVSSYGSGTRSSGVVRILKDLDTDLHGRHVLIVEDIIDSGLTLSWLASNLRSRNPASLEIAALLRKPEALQANVDVKYVGFDIPGEFVVGYGLDWDEKYRNLPFLASLAPHVYSA; from the coding sequence GTGCACGCGAGCAACGAGGACTTCGACCGGATTCTCCTCACCGAGGAACAGATCGCGGAGCGGCTGACCGAGCTGGCCGCCCGGATCGACGCGGACTACGAGGGGGAGGACCTGCTGCTCATCGGCGTGCTCAAGGGCGCGGTCATGGTCATGGCGGACCTCTCGCGCAAGCTGCACACCCGGGTCCGGATGGACTGGATGGCGGTCTCCTCCTACGGTTCCGGCACCCGCTCCTCGGGAGTCGTGCGGATCCTCAAGGACCTCGACACCGACCTGCACGGACGCCATGTGCTCATCGTCGAGGACATCATCGACTCCGGGCTCACGCTGTCGTGGCTCGCCTCGAACCTGCGCTCGCGCAACCCGGCCAGCCTCGAGATCGCGGCGCTCCTGCGCAAGCCGGAGGCGCTCCAGGCGAACGTGGACGTGAAGTACGTCGGCTTCGACATCCCCGGCGAGTTCGTGGTCGGATACGGGCTGGACTGGGACGAGAAGTACCGCAACCTCCCGTTCCTGGCCTCGCTCGCCCCGCACGTGTACAGCGCATGA